DNA from Fibrobacter sp. UWH6:
CAATGACTAATTTACCGCTTTGGTTTATTCCGCTCTTCCCGCTCATCGGTACCATCCTTTTGGGTACCATCGCCGTGATTTCTTCCGGCAGCAAGAAGGGCCCTTCCGAAGGTTTCGTTGGCGCGCTGGCCGTGTTGTTCCCGGCTCTCGCTTTCGCTAGCGTTGTCCTGCTGGCTTTCGGCATGCCCGAAACCGGCATCCGTCAGACCCTCTGCAACTGGATCGACGTCCCCATGCTCAAGGTGGACATCGGATTCCTGTTTGACGGTCTGTCCCGCATCATGCTGCTGTTCGTCACTGGCATCGGCTCCCTGATTGCGCTGTACTCCATCGGTTACATGCACGGCGACCGTGGCTTTGCCCGCTTCTTCGCCTACATCAACCTGTTCCTGTTCAGCATGATCGTGCTGGTCCTTTCCGACAGCCTGCTCCTGACCTTCCTGGGTTGGGAAGGTGTGGGTCTCTGCTCTTACCTGCTGATCGGTTTCTGGAACTACGACGTGAACAACTGCAAGGCTGCAAACAAGGCCTTCATCGTGAACCGCGTGGGTGACATCGGCTTCCTCCTGGGTATGCTGGTGCTCTGCACTATCGGCGGCTCCGCCATCCTCAACTACGATCAGCTGGCTGCTTTCATCCAGATGGTCGTTTCCGGTGGCCACGTTGAAATCGTCATTCCGTTCCTGTCTCTCGCCGGTATCTGCTTCTTCGTAGGCTGCACCGGTAAGTCCGCCCAGATTCCTCTTCTCACTTGGTTGCCCGATGCAATGGCTGGTCCGACCCCGGTTTCCGCCCTCATCCATGCTGCAACCATGGTGACCTCTGGCGTGTATCTGCTTGCCCGTCTCGGTTCTATGTTTGCCATGCTCCCCACCGTGCTTGATATCATTACCGTTGTCGGTATGCTCACTGCATTCTGGGCCGCTGTGGCTGGCCTCTTCCAGAACGACATCAAGAAGGTGCTGGCATACTCCACTATCTCTCAGCTGGGCTACATGTTCATGGCTGCAGGTGTGGCTGCATTCGATGCTTCCATCTTCCACGTCTTTACCCACGCCTTCTTCAAGGCAGCCCTGTTCCTCGGTGCCGGTGCCGTGATTCACGCCCTGGCTGGCGAACAGGATATGCGCAAGATGGGTGGCCTGGTCAAGAAGGTTCCCGTTACCGCATGCGTCATGATCTTTGCATTCCTGGCCATTATCGGTATCCCGGGCTTCGCCGGTTTCTGGTCTAAGGACCTGATCCTGGAACGTCTCTATATGAGCGGTCCCATGGGCCCCTACTACTATGCAGTTGGCCTCCTCACTGCTGTTATTACCGCAGTCTACATGGGCCGTCTGATCATCCTGACCTTCTTCGGTTCCTATCGCGGTTCCAAGGAAAGCGAACATCACATTCACGAAGCTCCGGCTTGCATGCTGATCCCCATGGTGATTCTCGCCGTTGGCGCAGTGTTCTCCGGCTATATGTGGGCAGATTCCATCGGCCTTACCTTCTTCCGTGATATGCTTGCTCCTGTTGTTGGTGCTGCACAGCTCTCCGTGGCTCACTCCGAAGCCCACGTGAACCCCATGGTGTTCGCCGGTCTCGGCACTGCCGCTGCTGTTCTCGGTCTCGTGATTGCCTGGGCCAAGTTCGGCAAGGCTCGCATTCCTGAAGCCAAGGGCTCTTCTGCTCCTACCGGCAAGATGGCTACCTGGACCTTCCTCTTCGATATCATTCACGGTTGGTTCATCTGCCTTACCAATGTTGTTGCCTGGATTATCGAAAACTGCGTGGATAAGCTGGTTCTGTTTGTCCAGTGGCTGGTAGCCGGCATTGTTGAAATCCTGGGTGATGGCGTTGCCTCCTTCCAGGTTCGCAAGGTTCGCCTGCAGCTCGCTCTTAGCGTTGCCGGTGTTGTAGCCCTTGTGCTCGTTGTTCTTCTGACCGGAGGTATGATCTAATGCTTCTGCATCTCCTCGTCTTGGCTCCGTTCGTTGTCGCTATCCTCATGGTGGCAACCTCCAAGGAAGATCCCAAGTCTTCTTCCCGCCTGGCTTTCCTCTTCGGCCTTGCCTTTGTGGGCATGTCCGTCGCTCTGATCGCCGGTGGCAACCAGGCTACCGAAGCTGTGGAATGGTTCCGCATTCCTGGCGCAAAGGGCCCGGTTTACTACT
Protein-coding regions in this window:
- the nuoL gene encoding NADH-quinone oxidoreductase subunit L: MTNLPLWFIPLFPLIGTILLGTIAVISSGSKKGPSEGFVGALAVLFPALAFASVVLLAFGMPETGIRQTLCNWIDVPMLKVDIGFLFDGLSRIMLLFVTGIGSLIALYSIGYMHGDRGFARFFAYINLFLFSMIVLVLSDSLLLTFLGWEGVGLCSYLLIGFWNYDVNNCKAANKAFIVNRVGDIGFLLGMLVLCTIGGSAILNYDQLAAFIQMVVSGGHVEIVIPFLSLAGICFFVGCTGKSAQIPLLTWLPDAMAGPTPVSALIHAATMVTSGVYLLARLGSMFAMLPTVLDIITVVGMLTAFWAAVAGLFQNDIKKVLAYSTISQLGYMFMAAGVAAFDASIFHVFTHAFFKAALFLGAGAVIHALAGEQDMRKMGGLVKKVPVTACVMIFAFLAIIGIPGFAGFWSKDLILERLYMSGPMGPYYYAVGLLTAVITAVYMGRLIILTFFGSYRGSKESEHHIHEAPACMLIPMVILAVGAVFSGYMWADSIGLTFFRDMLAPVVGAAQLSVAHSEAHVNPMVFAGLGTAAAVLGLVIAWAKFGKARIPEAKGSSAPTGKMATWTFLFDIIHGWFICLTNVVAWIIENCVDKLVLFVQWLVAGIVEILGDGVASFQVRKVRLQLALSVAGVVALVLVVLLTGGMI